In Halovivax gelatinilyticus, the following are encoded in one genomic region:
- a CDS encoding PQQ-binding-like beta-propeller repeat protein — MGSIRNSRRAFLAATGCLAATAGCTGWILGSKPSFDELAADAPVSVDWAHEEVEPNEESVESRSMKNTAVQFQPRRVGDTIVFGTGERVVAVDPDDGSVRWRYVDEGFLTSRPVRHDGSLIVGGDRLTALSERTGDVVWTVELDTDSSGRPRETGGIGATTDSLFVGYQLPRGGDSLAEPGLVRVDADDREIVDRYDELQTVQAPPATDDEFAVAVDGNVNYATSRKAPPSVTAYDSGGHLYWRYEFEHPHTRIGPVLTSSRVFAASHGHGFDGGSVVAIDRESGDVEWRAERDIGPSTRTALSLTDDLVTFLDGENHLVALERDTGDEVWTVDLAYYDVHDERHGSHRTVQTPVVDGDRGYCTVLGALFAIDLAAGEVEWAYADEETPFAGRPLADDERLFVPSGTSFFALSV, encoded by the coding sequence ATGGGGTCAATTAGAAACTCCCGTCGGGCATTCCTCGCCGCGACGGGGTGTCTCGCCGCGACGGCGGGCTGTACCGGGTGGATCCTGGGATCGAAGCCGTCGTTCGACGAACTCGCGGCGGACGCGCCCGTTTCCGTCGACTGGGCGCACGAGGAGGTCGAACCGAACGAGGAAAGCGTCGAATCCCGTTCGATGAAGAACACCGCCGTACAGTTTCAACCGCGACGCGTGGGTGATACGATCGTGTTCGGGACCGGCGAACGGGTCGTCGCGGTGGATCCGGACGACGGATCGGTGCGATGGAGATACGTCGATGAGGGGTTCCTCACGTCCAGACCGGTCCGTCACGACGGATCGCTGATCGTCGGCGGCGACAGACTGACCGCGCTCTCCGAACGGACCGGCGACGTCGTCTGGACCGTCGAACTGGATACCGACTCGTCCGGCAGACCTCGTGAAACCGGCGGAATCGGTGCGACGACCGACTCGCTGTTCGTCGGCTATCAACTCCCCCGCGGGGGTGACAGTCTGGCCGAACCAGGGCTCGTCCGAGTCGACGCAGACGACAGGGAGATCGTCGACCGCTACGACGAATTGCAAACGGTCCAGGCACCGCCGGCGACGGACGACGAATTCGCGGTCGCGGTCGACGGCAATGTGAATTACGCCACGAGTCGGAAGGCCCCTCCGTCGGTCACCGCCTACGATTCCGGCGGCCACCTGTACTGGCGGTACGAATTCGAGCATCCGCACACGCGGATCGGCCCAGTACTCACGTCATCGCGGGTGTTCGCCGCCAGTCATGGCCACGGATTTGACGGCGGATCGGTCGTCGCCATCGATAGAGAGAGCGGTGACGTGGAGTGGCGAGCTGAGCGTGATATCGGGCCGTCGACGCGGACGGCGCTCAGCCTCACCGACGATCTCGTCACCTTCCTCGACGGGGAGAACCACCTCGTCGCCCTCGAGAGAGACACCGGCGACGAGGTATGGACGGTTGACCTCGCGTACTACGACGTCCACGACGAGCGACACGGTTCGCATCGAACGGTCCAGACGCCCGTCGTCGACGGCGACCGCGGCTACTGCACTGTTCTGGGGGCGCTGTTCGCGATCGATCTGGCGGCGGGCGAAGTCGAGTGGGCCTACGCCGACGAGGAGACGCCGTTCGCCGGCCGCCCGCTCGCCGACGACGAGCGCCTCTTCGTGCCGAGCGGAACGTCGTTTTTCGCACTATCGGTGTAA
- the fni gene encoding type 2 isopentenyl-diphosphate Delta-isomerase produces MPETADRKDDHIRIIEEEDVETTGTGFADVELVHEALPEIHRDEIDLSVSLFGRELSAPIVIESMTGGHPNTTKINRALAEAAEETGIAMGVGSQRAGLELDDPDLLESYTVVRDVAPDAVLYGNVGAAQLAEYGVADVERAVEMIDADAMAIHLNFLQEAVQPEGDVDARGCLDGIEAVASDLSVPVVVKETGNGISRETAERLTDAGVDAIDVAGKGGTTWSGIESYRARAVGADRQAAVGERFRAWGVPTAISTLEAAAVHDCVIASGGVRSGLDVAKAIALGARAGGLAKPFLGPAGKGTDAVVDLIETLSMELQTAMFVTGSETVDELRETDYVLLGRTRTYRDERQ; encoded by the coding sequence ATGCCCGAGACCGCAGATCGCAAGGACGACCACATCCGCATCATCGAGGAAGAAGACGTCGAGACGACCGGCACCGGCTTCGCCGACGTCGAACTCGTCCACGAGGCGCTGCCGGAGATCCACCGCGACGAGATCGATCTGTCGGTCTCGCTGTTCGGGCGCGAGCTGTCCGCTCCGATCGTCATCGAGAGCATGACCGGCGGCCACCCGAACACGACGAAGATAAACCGCGCGCTCGCCGAGGCCGCCGAGGAGACGGGGATCGCGATGGGCGTCGGCAGCCAGCGCGCCGGGCTCGAACTCGACGATCCCGACCTGCTGGAGTCGTACACCGTCGTCCGCGACGTGGCCCCCGACGCCGTCCTCTACGGCAACGTCGGCGCCGCCCAGCTGGCCGAGTACGGTGTCGCAGACGTCGAGCGGGCCGTCGAAATGATCGACGCCGACGCGATGGCGATCCACCTGAACTTCCTCCAGGAGGCCGTCCAGCCCGAAGGCGACGTCGACGCGCGCGGCTGTCTGGACGGGATCGAAGCGGTCGCGAGCGACCTCTCCGTCCCGGTCGTGGTCAAGGAGACGGGCAACGGAATCAGCCGCGAGACGGCCGAACGGCTCACCGACGCCGGCGTCGACGCCATCGACGTCGCCGGGAAGGGCGGAACGACCTGGTCGGGAATCGAGTCCTACCGCGCCCGCGCGGTCGGCGCCGACCGGCAGGCCGCCGTCGGCGAGCGCTTTCGCGCGTGGGGCGTCCCGACGGCGATCAGCACCCTCGAAGCCGCGGCCGTCCACGACTGCGTGATCGCGAGCGGGGGCGTGCGGTCGGGCTTAGACGTCGCGAAGGCGATCGCCCTCGGCGCGCGGGCGGGCGGACTCGCAAAGCCGTTTCTCGGCCCGGCCGGAAAGGGAACCGACGCGGTCGTCGACCTGATCGAGACGCTCTCGATGGAGCTGCAGACGGCGATGTTCGTCACCGGCTCGGAGACGGTCGACGAGTTGCGCGAGACCGACTACGTGCTGCTCGGTCGGACGCGAACGTACCGTGACGAACGCCAGTAG
- the rpiA gene encoding ribose-5-phosphate isomerase RpiA encodes MKAGDGSAGAKRRAAEAAAEAVEDGTVVGLGTGSTTAYAIEAIGRAVADGLDVRGVATSRQSAALARDAGIPVTTLSAVEGIDLAIDGADQVANGDLIKGGGAAHTREKLIDAAADRFLVVVDDSKLADRLDWPVPVAVLPDAEGVVADRIRELGGEPTLRPAERKDGPVVTDDGHLVLDCDFGELDDPAGLAAQLSAIPGVVEHGLFVGLADATYVGRDDGVDVIE; translated from the coding sequence ATGAAAGCCGGGGACGGATCTGCGGGGGCGAAACGGCGCGCGGCCGAGGCGGCGGCGGAGGCGGTCGAAGACGGCACGGTCGTCGGGCTGGGGACCGGCTCCACGACCGCCTACGCGATCGAGGCGATCGGCCGGGCCGTCGCCGACGGACTCGACGTGCGAGGCGTCGCGACGTCTCGCCAGTCGGCCGCACTCGCTCGCGACGCCGGAATTCCGGTGACGACGCTCTCGGCCGTTGAGGGAATCGACCTCGCGATCGACGGGGCCGACCAGGTGGCAAACGGCGACCTGATCAAAGGTGGCGGGGCGGCTCACACCCGAGAGAAGCTGATCGACGCGGCCGCAGATCGGTTTCTGGTCGTCGTCGACGACTCGAAACTCGCCGATCGACTCGACTGGCCGGTTCCGGTGGCGGTGCTCCCGGACGCGGAGGGCGTCGTCGCCGACCGAATTCGCGAACTGGGCGGCGAACCGACGCTTCGGCCGGCCGAGCGCAAGGACGGCCCCGTCGTCACCGACGACGGCCACCTCGTGCTCGACTGCGACTTCGGTGAACTCGACGATCCCGCGGGGCTGGCAGCCCAGCTATCGGCGATCCCCGGCGTCGTCGAGCACGGACTCTTCGTCGGGCTGGCCGACGCGACCTACGTCGGGCGCGACGACGGCGTCGACGTCATCGAGTGA
- a CDS encoding AI-2E family transporter: MTPDLDRRYALAAIVVLLGILTGIILLEVLATILFAITVAFVLVPVQRWLVRRGLGERLAAIGATLVGFLGALAVFAPIFVTVYYRIDELEALIRSVPDEIPITAFGETVTVESALIQDALLDVVGAFAVAFVWALPELVIKFALFVLLLFALLLKGRAAAKAAVAPVPPAYRDVVAALATRAQETLYAIYVLQVATGIATLLIGYPLFLALGYDVAFTLAMIAAILQFVPIIGPSLLILPLAGYEVLQGDIAAAILVGVLGVGLIAWFPDVYIRPKLAYRSAGLPGSLYFVGFTGGLFTMGPIGIVIGPLIVAVFVEAVELLADEVHARELERYEPIVAEFALPESEPDASADDGERASYAETDVLDPNE, from the coding sequence GTGACGCCCGACCTCGATCGACGGTACGCGCTCGCGGCCATCGTCGTCCTCCTCGGCATTCTCACCGGCATTATTCTGCTGGAAGTGCTCGCGACGATCCTGTTCGCCATCACCGTCGCGTTCGTCCTCGTCCCGGTCCAGCGCTGGCTGGTCAGACGCGGACTCGGCGAGCGACTGGCGGCCATCGGTGCGACTCTCGTCGGTTTTCTCGGAGCGCTCGCGGTGTTCGCCCCGATCTTCGTCACCGTCTATTACCGGATCGACGAGTTGGAGGCGCTGATCCGAAGCGTTCCAGACGAGATACCGATCACCGCGTTCGGCGAGACCGTCACCGTGGAGTCGGCGCTGATTCAGGACGCCCTTCTCGACGTCGTCGGCGCGTTCGCCGTCGCGTTCGTCTGGGCATTGCCGGAGCTCGTCATCAAGTTCGCGCTGTTCGTCCTCCTGCTCTTTGCCCTCCTGTTGAAAGGTCGGGCGGCGGCCAAGGCGGCGGTCGCCCCCGTGCCGCCGGCCTACCGGGACGTGGTCGCCGCGCTCGCCACCCGGGCCCAGGAGACGCTGTACGCCATCTACGTGCTCCAGGTCGCGACCGGTATCGCGACGCTGTTGATCGGCTACCCGCTCTTTCTCGCCCTCGGATACGACGTCGCGTTCACGCTCGCGATGATCGCCGCTATCTTACAGTTCGTCCCGATCATCGGGCCGAGCCTCCTGATCCTGCCGCTCGCCGGCTACGAGGTGCTCCAGGGAGACATCGCCGCGGCCATCCTCGTCGGCGTGCTCGGCGTGGGACTCATCGCCTGGTTCCCAGACGTCTACATCAGACCGAAGCTGGCGTACCGATCGGCCGGCCTCCCCGGCAGCCTCTACTTCGTCGGCTTTACCGGCGGGCTGTTCACGATGGGGCCGATCGGCATCGTGATCGGTCCGCTCATCGTCGCCGTCTTCGTCGAGGCCGTCGAACTGCTCGCCGACGAGGTCCACGCCCGCGAACTCGAGCGATACGAACCGATCGTCGCCGAGTTCGCACTGCCGGAGAGCGAACCGGACGCGTCGGCCGACGACGGCGAGCGAGCGTCGTACGCCGAAACGGACGTACTCGACCCGAACGAGTAG
- a CDS encoding DMT family transporter, which produces MSRATDVSLFLVLSLLWGLSFPAIAVGLEYLPPLLFAAFRYDLAAILLLAFAALRIDGWWPDERHDLAAIAAGGLFLVAGNGLLFIGQQTVPSGVAAILQSMTPIVTALLAIALLDERLSAVGAVGVAIGFLGVGFVVSPDPGNLAAGDTLARLLIVGQVISIALGGVLVQRARPTIDRVALTGWSMVVGALVLHAVSLGSGELPDGSVTAPLALGSIVYLGVFSTAIAFLIYFTILEEHGAFEAALVSYLVPIVATIAGVFVLGESIGVAAFVGFGLVAVGFALVKRHALVDVFGLVSGTGRS; this is translated from the coding sequence GTGTCCCGCGCGACCGACGTCTCGCTGTTTCTCGTCCTCTCGCTGCTCTGGGGGCTGTCGTTTCCCGCCATCGCGGTCGGCCTGGAGTACCTGCCGCCGCTTCTGTTCGCCGCGTTCCGGTACGACCTCGCTGCCATCCTGCTGCTCGCGTTCGCGGCGCTGCGGATCGACGGCTGGTGGCCCGACGAGCGTCACGACCTGGCGGCGATCGCCGCCGGCGGACTCTTTCTCGTCGCTGGTAACGGACTGCTGTTCATAGGCCAGCAGACCGTTCCGAGCGGAGTCGCCGCGATCTTGCAGTCGATGACGCCGATCGTGACGGCGCTGCTGGCGATCGCGCTCTTAGACGAGCGTCTGTCGGCCGTCGGCGCGGTCGGCGTCGCGATCGGCTTTCTCGGCGTCGGGTTCGTCGTCTCGCCCGACCCGGGCAATCTCGCGGCCGGCGACACGCTCGCCCGCCTGCTCATCGTCGGACAGGTGATCTCCATCGCGCTCGGCGGCGTCCTCGTCCAGCGAGCCCGGCCGACGATCGACCGCGTCGCGCTCACCGGCTGGTCGATGGTCGTCGGCGCGCTGGTCCTGCACGCCGTCAGCCTGGGTTCGGGCGAGCTACCCGACGGTAGCGTCACCGCCCCTCTGGCTCTCGGCTCGATCGTGTATCTCGGCGTCTTCTCCACCGCGATCGCCTTTCTCATCTACTTCACCATCCTCGAAGAACACGGCGCGTTCGAGGCGGCGCTCGTCTCGTATCTCGTTCCGATCGTGGCGACGATCGCCGGCGTGTTCGTCCTCGGCGAGTCGATCGGCGTCGCCGCGTTCGTCGGGTTCGGGCTGGTTGCCGTCGGATTCGCGCTCGTCAAACGCCACGCGCTCGTCGACGTCTTCGGACTCGTTTCCGGCACCGGCCGGTCGTGA
- a CDS encoding thiamine pyrophosphate-binding protein, giving the protein MQVHAAVVDALVANGVDTVFGIPGKQTLPLNEAIDGREDVRFVMARHETAVTHQAWGYAETSGKTAATVVVPGPGDMNAMNGLKNAYNDCTPLVHVAVETEPEIRGGEGIHETPPETYDTVVKENVLVTQPESTVATLESAIAVAETPPKGPVRVGIPKNFLKMDVALADPPAFQREGPKGAAARDVDAAADLLASADAPVVLAGGGVRAADASVDLEAVATRLDAPVVTTYKGKGTIPADHPLSAGTLSGSAPPALLELLANADGMLAVGTDFDAVATRAWSVDVPDELVHVTLDPDDLATGYEPSVSLLADAADALPAIGGALAERGIAGPNGADETAGARRAEAVRADFHERTESLRDDDRPLTAVRALGLVREALSRETTVAVDAGGFRVWALNAFDAYGPQSYVNPGSWATMGTGLPSGIGAQVANPDDDVVVLTGDGGLMMCIHELHTAVAEGLPITVVVFRNEDYAIISEEAERSYALRPSAYGWSDAPIDFVALAESLGMSGVRAADSDALSDAVTDAVARDEPVLVEVPTDPNEPQASEWLAE; this is encoded by the coding sequence ATGCAGGTGCACGCAGCGGTGGTCGACGCGCTCGTCGCGAACGGCGTCGACACCGTCTTCGGTATTCCCGGAAAGCAGACGCTCCCGCTGAACGAGGCCATCGACGGACGCGAGGACGTCCGGTTCGTGATGGCTCGCCACGAGACGGCCGTCACCCACCAGGCGTGGGGCTACGCCGAGACCAGCGGGAAGACGGCGGCCACCGTGGTCGTCCCCGGGCCCGGGGACATGAACGCGATGAACGGGCTGAAGAACGCGTACAACGACTGTACGCCGCTCGTCCACGTCGCCGTCGAGACCGAACCCGAGATCCGCGGCGGCGAGGGGATCCACGAGACGCCGCCGGAAACGTACGACACGGTCGTCAAGGAGAACGTCCTCGTAACCCAGCCCGAATCGACGGTCGCGACGCTCGAATCGGCGATCGCGGTCGCAGAGACGCCGCCGAAGGGCCCGGTTCGCGTCGGGATTCCGAAGAACTTCCTGAAGATGGACGTCGCGCTCGCCGACCCGCCCGCCTTCCAACGCGAGGGGCCGAAAGGCGCCGCCGCGCGCGACGTCGACGCGGCCGCCGACCTGCTCGCGTCGGCCGACGCCCCGGTCGTGCTCGCGGGTGGCGGGGTTCGGGCCGCCGATGCGAGCGTCGACCTGGAAGCCGTCGCGACCCGCCTCGACGCGCCGGTGGTGACGACGTACAAGGGGAAGGGAACGATCCCGGCCGACCACCCCCTCTCGGCGGGGACGCTCTCGGGTAGCGCGCCGCCGGCGCTCCTCGAGCTGCTGGCGAACGCGGACGGGATGCTCGCCGTCGGCACGGACTTCGACGCGGTCGCGACGCGAGCGTGGTCGGTCGACGTGCCCGACGAGCTGGTCCACGTGACGCTCGATCCTGACGACCTGGCCACCGGCTACGAGCCGTCGGTCAGCCTGCTCGCCGACGCGGCCGACGCCCTCCCGGCGATCGGCGGCGCGCTCGCCGAACGCGGGATCGCAGGGCCGAACGGCGCCGACGAGACGGCGGGTGCGCGCCGGGCGGAGGCAGTGCGTGCGGACTTTCACGAACGGACGGAATCGCTTCGGGACGACGACCGACCGCTGACCGCCGTCCGCGCGCTCGGACTCGTCCGCGAGGCGCTCTCCCGGGAGACGACCGTCGCCGTCGACGCCGGCGGCTTTCGCGTCTGGGCGCTCAACGCGTTCGACGCCTACGGTCCGCAGTCCTACGTCAACCCGGGTTCGTGGGCGACGATGGGAACCGGCCTCCCCTCGGGAATCGGTGCGCAGGTGGCGAACCCGGACGACGATGTCGTCGTGCTCACCGGCGACGGCGGGCTCATGATGTGTATTCACGAACTCCACACGGCCGTCGCCGAAGGACTACCGATCACCGTCGTCGTCTTTCGAAACGAAGACTACGCGATCATCAGTGAGGAAGCCGAGCGATCGTACGCGCTCCGCCCGAGCGCCTACGGCTGGTCGGATGCCCCGATCGACTTCGTCGCCCTCGCAGAGAGCCTGGGCATGAGCGGCGTGCGCGCGGCCGACTCCGACGCGCTCTCCGACGCGGTAACGGATGCCGTCGCCCGCGACGAGCCGGTCCTGGTCGAGGTTCCGACCGACCCGAACGAACCCCAGGCGAGCGAGTGGCTGGCCGAGTGA
- a CDS encoding HAD family hydrolase, which yields MTAVTTVLFDLDETICTHPTPSSERLAAAFDRAGVEPFFEAADYHRLVGEIGGTGSDVRRREVCFRRLARKAGYDEAVGLRVADAYRAVTDYTAAEFLPDAKAVLDTLADRYRLGLVTNGGPDTQSVKIDALGLRDRFETVVLAGYETAAKPDPEPFETAMADLGSSPEAAIYVGNSPEHDVAGGAACGMRTVWYPDDANDGCSVTPDYRIDSLDELLDPPWNMTG from the coding sequence ATGACGGCCGTCACGACGGTACTCTTCGATCTCGACGAGACGATCTGTACGCATCCGACGCCGTCGTCCGAGCGGCTCGCAGCCGCGTTCGACCGTGCCGGCGTCGAGCCGTTCTTCGAGGCGGCGGACTACCACCGGCTGGTCGGCGAGATCGGCGGTACCGGGAGCGACGTCCGTCGGCGCGAGGTGTGCTTTCGCCGCCTCGCCCGCAAAGCGGGATACGACGAGGCGGTCGGCCTCCGCGTCGCGGACGCTTACCGGGCGGTGACCGACTACACGGCGGCCGAGTTCCTGCCGGACGCCAAGGCTGTTCTCGACACCCTCGCAGATCGGTACCGCCTGGGGCTGGTCACGAACGGCGGACCTGACACGCAGTCGGTGAAGATCGACGCGCTCGGCCTTCGCGACCGCTTCGAGACGGTCGTCCTGGCGGGCTACGAAACCGCGGCCAAGCCCGATCCAGAGCCGTTCGAGACGGCGATGGCGGATCTGGGAAGCAGCCCGGAAGCGGCCATCTACGTCGGTAACTCGCCGGAGCACGACGTCGCCGGTGGCGCCGCCTGCGGGATGCGAACGGTCTGGTATCCGGACGACGCGAACGACGGATGTTCGGTTACACCCGACTACCGGATCGACAGCCTCGACGAACTGTTGGATCCGCCGTGGAATATGACCGGTTGA
- a CDS encoding PQQ-binding-like beta-propeller repeat protein: MNSIGKSRRAFLATTTGCLAATAGCAGWVRGSNPSFDELAADAPVSVDWAHEEAAAYHSGTNRAFQPVRADDAIAYTTDERIVALDPDDGSVRWRYVDDGYVSSRPVRHDGSLIVGGEQLIALSERTGDVAWSLELDQDSRGFAYETGGIGSTDDILYVGYRHPTLADNLEKPGLARVDLDDREIVDRYDDVHTVLAPLATDDDFAVVVDGDAQYSNSLVGPRAVVAYDSGGPRWRYEFEHPHTRIGPALTSSRVYAASHGYGFDGGSVVAIDRDTGDVEWQAEREVGPSTQTALTVTDDIVTFLDGENQLVALDRDSGDEAWTVAFPATDVHEGTRYASFRTVSAPVVDGDRGYCTNSGALFVIDLVAGEIEWAYADEEAPFSGRPLVGDERLYVPSPTWFFGLEA, encoded by the coding sequence ATGAACTCCATTGGAAAATCGCGACGGGCCTTCCTCGCGACTACAACGGGGTGTCTCGCCGCGACGGCGGGCTGTGCGGGATGGGTCCGCGGGTCGAATCCCTCCTTCGACGAACTCGCGGCGGACGCACCAGTTTCCGTCGATTGGGCACACGAGGAGGCTGCCGCGTACCATTCGGGTACGAACCGGGCGTTTCAACCGGTGCGCGCGGACGACGCCATCGCGTACACGACTGATGAACGGATTGTCGCGCTGGATCCGGACGACGGGTCGGTGCGGTGGCGCTACGTCGATGATGGGTACGTCTCGTCGAGACCGGTGCGTCACGATGGATCGCTGATCGTCGGTGGTGAGCAATTGATCGCGCTCTCCGAACGGACCGGTGACGTCGCGTGGTCTCTCGAACTCGACCAGGATTCTCGTGGGTTCGCGTACGAAACCGGTGGAATCGGTTCCACGGACGATATTCTGTACGTCGGATACCGACATCCTACCTTAGCGGACAATCTTGAAAAACCTGGACTCGCCCGGGTTGATCTCGACGACAGAGAGATAGTTGACCGCTACGACGACGTGCATACGGTCCTGGCGCCGCTAGCCACGGACGACGATTTCGCGGTAGTAGTGGACGGCGATGCCCAATACAGCAATAGTTTAGTCGGGCCACGAGCGGTCGTCGCCTACGATTCGGGCGGACCGCGCTGGCGGTACGAATTCGAGCATCCGCACACGCGAATCGGCCCCGCGCTCACGTCGTCGCGGGTGTATGCCGCCAGTCACGGCTACGGATTCGACGGCGGCTCGGTCGTCGCCATCGATAGAGATACTGGTGACGTGGAGTGGCAAGCCGAGCGCGAGGTTGGACCGTCCACCCAGACGGCACTCACCGTCACCGACGATATTGTCACATTCCTCGACGGGGAGAATCAACTCGTCGCCCTCGACAGAGACAGCGGTGACGAGGCGTGGACGGTAGCGTTCCCCGCCACCGACGTTCACGAGGGAACCAGATATGCGTCCTTTCGAACGGTATCGGCACCAGTCGTCGATGGCGACCGCGGTTACTGTACCAACTCTGGGGCGCTGTTCGTGATCGACCTCGTGGCGGGTGAGATCGAGTGGGCTTACGCCGACGAGGAGGCGCCGTTCAGCGGCCGCCCGCTCGTCGGCGACGAGCGACTCTATGTTCCGAGCCCAACATGGTTTTTCGGATTGGAGGCGTAA
- a CDS encoding phosphatase PAP2 family protein codes for MRTNSDQSMWFDPGVVQAVGEAIPTWLAVVIVLLSYLGSVYLIAPAMIAAYWRARELVAPWLGAIVGCYALMSITKSIHSVSRPAVDPPVGPDAFPAVLVPAYEHAALISTSSFPSGHALAATIVAGVIVYDLPVGTRTRRAVVGAAFVGWVGFTRIALGVHYPGDVVGGVAYGLAFLALYVGVRRWTETRAGDASFVADPTDRVRLRLDAPTGSFALGLVFAIGALAVSGSRNAHIVFGAAVGGLVAWTFAPTIAARIRETAAERVIPVVAVGVVLVTWFVAELGIGNNVFIVAWSALFLAMVVLVPWVSGGLRTRSVARTPQPSD; via the coding sequence ATGCGTACCAATTCGGATCAGTCGATGTGGTTCGATCCCGGGGTGGTGCAAGCCGTCGGCGAGGCGATTCCGACGTGGCTCGCCGTCGTCATCGTTCTGCTCTCGTATCTCGGCAGCGTCTACCTGATCGCGCCGGCGATGATCGCCGCCTACTGGCGAGCGCGCGAGCTGGTCGCGCCGTGGCTGGGCGCGATCGTCGGCTGTTACGCCCTGATGTCGATCACGAAGTCGATCCACTCGGTGAGTCGGCCGGCCGTCGATCCGCCCGTCGGGCCCGACGCGTTTCCGGCCGTTCTCGTTCCGGCCTACGAACACGCCGCGCTCATTTCGACGTCGAGCTTTCCGAGCGGCCACGCGCTGGCGGCGACGATCGTCGCCGGCGTGATCGTCTACGATCTGCCGGTGGGGACGCGCACCAGGCGAGCGGTCGTCGGCGCTGCCTTCGTCGGCTGGGTCGGCTTCACCCGGATCGCACTCGGCGTCCACTACCCCGGAGACGTGGTCGGGGGCGTCGCCTACGGCCTCGCGTTTCTGGCACTCTACGTCGGCGTCCGGAGATGGACCGAGACGCGAGCCGGAGACGCGAGTTTCGTCGCCGACCCGACCGACCGCGTCCGTCTCCGACTCGACGCCCCGACCGGTTCGTTCGCCCTCGGACTCGTCTTCGCGATCGGCGCGCTGGCGGTCTCCGGCAGTCGCAACGCCCACATCGTCTTCGGCGCCGCCGTCGGCGGGCTCGTCGCCTGGACGTTCGCGCCAACTATCGCCGCCCGGATTCGCGAGACCGCCGCCGAGCGCGTCATCCCCGTCGTCGCCGTCGGCGTCGTCCTCGTCACCTGGTTCGTCGCGGAACTCGGTATCGGTAACAACGTCTTCATCGTCGCCTGGTCGGCGCTGTTTCTGGCGATGGTCGTGCTGGTACCGTGGGTCAGCGGCGGCCTCCGAACGCGATCGGTGGCGAGGACGCCCCAACCCAGCGACTGA
- a CDS encoding DUF6069 family protein: MASRFDAAGESIPTATLAVRGVVALILSILGNGALLGIVLATDVVSRFDALSPIPVFFLTIVGVIGATVVFGALTRRSDRPDRTFTLVAAVVLLASFAPDLYILSEDPDATAGAVAVLMVMHVVVAAACVFALTDRYSPIAR, from the coding sequence ATGGCTTCGAGATTCGACGCCGCCGGCGAGTCGATTCCGACGGCGACGCTCGCGGTTCGGGGGGTAGTGGCACTGATTCTCTCGATCCTCGGCAACGGCGCGTTGCTCGGGATCGTCCTCGCGACGGACGTCGTCTCCCGGTTCGATGCGCTCTCGCCGATCCCGGTCTTCTTCCTCACGATCGTCGGCGTGATCGGCGCGACGGTCGTCTTCGGCGCGCTCACCCGCCGGTCGGACCGGCCGGATCGAACGTTCACGCTCGTCGCGGCAGTGGTCCTCCTCGCTTCGTTCGCGCCGGATCTCTACATACTGAGCGAGGATCCCGACGCGACGGCCGGCGCCGTCGCCGTCCTGATGGTGATGCACGTGGTCGTCGCGGCGGCGTGCGTCTTCGCGCTGACGGACCGCTACTCGCCGATCGCCCGGTGA
- a CDS encoding CBS domain-containing protein, with the protein MEVREIMSSPVLTAGPDDSLRTAAGLMLDHRVGSVVVMDEGLAGIVTESDVLRATYVERERLDELVVADVMSTDLATITSTTSVTSALRTMEEENVKRLPIRGGKKPLGIVTLTDIAWHLPDRLRERPGVSTRSRGGRRGDR; encoded by the coding sequence ATGGAAGTTCGCGAGATCATGTCGTCACCGGTGCTCACCGCCGGCCCCGACGACTCGCTCCGGACGGCGGCCGGGCTGATGCTCGACCACCGCGTCGGGAGCGTCGTCGTGATGGACGAGGGTCTCGCGGGAATCGTGACGGAGTCGGACGTGCTCCGGGCCACCTACGTCGAGCGCGAGCGCCTCGACGAGCTGGTGGTCGCCGACGTGATGAGTACCGATCTGGCGACGATCACGTCGACGACGAGCGTGACGAGCGCCCTGCGAACGATGGAAGAAGAGAACGTCAAGCGGCTCCCGATTCGCGGCGGGAAGAAACCGCTCGGAATCGTCACGCTCACCGACATCGCCTGGCACCTGCCCGACCGACTCCGTGAACGGCCGGGCGTGTCGACGCGTTCGCGCGGTGGGCGGCGAGGCGATCGGTGA